TTTCAATGGCCGTTGTGTTGCTGGTCGGCGCGCTTATCGGCGGTTGGCTGCTCCATCGGGCGTGGAATGCGGCCCCGACCGCTGCACCGCTCAGCCACAGCTACGCCGAAGCGGTGGAGATTGCCCATGGCGGCAAGCCAGGTGCCGCGCGCGCCCTCTATCAACAGCTGGGCCGAACCGATCTGTCGGACAGTCGCCGGGCAGCGTTATTGACCGAACTCGCCAACTACCCCAGCCCACAGGCGCTCAAGCTGCTGAAGGCTGACCTGCGCCAGACATCCTCCCTCATTCAGCAAGCGGCCATCGACGCTGTCACCCTCATGGTGCCCGCCGCGCAGCGCAGTGTGCTGATCGGGCCGCTGCTGGAGGATTCGAACCCGACTGTGCGTTTTAGCGCAGCCAAGGCATTGCTCGGATTGACGCCAGACGACGTTGGGTTGTACTTCGGCCCGTTGCAATCGGTCGCCGAACAGTATGAAAGCGCGCTCGCCGCTCAGCCCCCCGATGGAAACAGCCAGGTGCAACTGGCCAGGCTTTACATGACCACCGCAGCGCCGCAGAAAGCAGCCGACGCATTGAAGCTGGCCTTGAACCTGGAGCCCGATAATCTGCAGGCGGGTCTGGCTCAGGTTGATCTGCTTGACCATCAAGGACAGGCCGATCGCTCCCGTCAGCAGTTGGCGCAATTGCTCGACCGGAAGCCGCAGTCTTCGTTGCTGCAACACGCGCTGGGCCAATGGCTGCTCGGCCATGGGCAGAATGAGTACGCCCTGCTGGCCCTCGCCAAAGCGGTCGAACTTGAACCCGACAATACCGGTTACCGCTATGATCTTGCGGTGGGGCTGCACGACCTGGATCAGCTTGAAGCGGCACAACGGCAACTGGAGGACATCCTGCAACGCCAGCCTGCGAACCGTCGCGCGCGCATCCTGCTGATCCACTACTGGAAAGAAAACGGCCAGTTGCAGAACGTGCAAGTGTTGCTCGCCGAACTGGAGCAGCAAAACCCCGATGACCCCGCCCTGCAACAGGGTCTTTAAAGATCAATAGTACTAAGCAACGCTGTGCCGGCGAGTTTCCAAATATGTCCAAGTTTCGGAAATGACTTACACCACTTTTCTCTGTCGTTCGCACTTGTTGCGTCACGCTGATCAACGCGATTGCAGTCTTCATATACCGATTGCTTGAAGAGTGTTTTCTAACGCGAAAAAAACGTGCATGATTTGCCCGTTGCCGACAACAACTACCCTTCACACTGATGCCCGACTGACAGCTCATCGTTAGTTATCAACACGTCAGCGTTTCAGGGGTAACCACATAATGAGCACAAGACCCGCAACTGCGTCTATGTCGCTCCCGTTGGGCTGACAACAGCCATCCATCGTTGGAGTACAGTATTTGTCCAGACTTGCCGAGTTTCGAGCAGCAGAAAAAGCCCTTCAGGAACAGCTCGCACAGCTGGAAAACCTGAAGAACGACGCCGGACTACAAAAGGAAATCGAATTCGAGCAGAAACTGCAGGAATTGATGAGCACCCACGAAAAAAGCCTGCGTGACATCATCGCCATTCTCGACCCCAATCCATCCGCGCCAAGCGCCGCACCAGCAGGCCCC
The DNA window shown above is from Pseudomonas sp. BSw22131 and carries:
- a CDS encoding tetratricopeptide repeat protein, with protein sequence MPKKPSQAQPSASNNRRRWQVSMAVVLLVGALIGGWLLHRAWNAAPTAAPLSHSYAEAVEIAHGGKPGAARALYQQLGRTDLSDSRRAALLTELANYPSPQALKLLKADLRQTSSLIQQAAIDAVTLMVPAAQRSVLIGPLLEDSNPTVRFSAAKALLGLTPDDVGLYFGPLQSVAEQYESALAAQPPDGNSQVQLARLYMTTAAPQKAADALKLALNLEPDNLQAGLAQVDLLDHQGQADRSRQQLAQLLDRKPQSSLLQHALGQWLLGHGQNEYALLALAKAVELEPDNTGYRYDLAVGLHDLDQLEAAQRQLEDILQRQPANRRARILLIHYWKENGQLQNVQVLLAELEQQNPDDPALQQGL
- a CDS encoding histone-like nucleoid-structuring protein, MvaT/MvaU family; amino-acid sequence: MSRLAEFRAAEKALQEQLAQLENLKNDAGLQKEIEFEQKLQELMSTHEKSLRDIIAILDPNPSAPSAAPAGPKRRRARVVKVYQNPHTGELIETKGGNHRGLKSWKEQYGVDTVDAWLRG